CCCAATTCCTTTCAAGACTCACTAGACCGGACCCCTTCACTACCAGCTCGTCAGAGACAAGCAGGGACTATTGGAACCTTCAATCGGAGGGCTTTCGGAGACAACGCGGGATGCCTGGCTCAAGCCGTGTTCGCTTTCAATGCATCCTCGGCGGTATGGGCGTAGTTCGGCCGGTGTGTTCCGGCCTTATGTTGCTTCTTACGACGATTGCTTGGACCACTAATCTACTATACAGCAAGGATGATGAGTACCTGAATGGTGCTCAGGCAGCTGGTATTATGGGCACAAGACGGACTGGGGTAAAGCTGCGATGAGGTATGACAAAAATACCCGTTAACACGTCATTGTACATTCATCTAGTAAGCCATCTAGCTCATCTAGTTATTTCTCGTCAGTTGATTTAAGAATCTACTCTACACTTCAGCAACTCCCATCGATACGTATCTCAAAGAGTCATGTTGAATTCTATGCCATCATGTCTCTGCACGCCACAACCCGCGCCATCCAACTTTTTCATTCTCAAAATTCATAAAACAACGCCGTCTTGGATTCGTGCCAAAGTCTTCTACTTCTCTTCAGGCTTATTGTCAGGGAGCAGGTCGACAGCGGAAGCCTCgacgggcttcttctcggtcGAGGCGGacgcctccttctcggccggcTTCTCGCCAGCAGACTCAGCAGCACGGAGagcgagcttcttctgcttcttcttctccttagcagccttcttggccgccgCCTTTTCCgcctcgagggccttctGCTTTCGGATCTCCTCACCACCAAAAGCCTCACGCCACTCGTCGAGTTTGGACGCGGGAATCTGAGTGAAGAGGAGCTTGGGCTCGCCAATCTTCTGGCCCGGCTTGATAAGGTCACCGGTCCAAGTTTCGGGAATCGAAATGAGACCCGGGCTGCCGATCTGCTCGAGGATGGCCTCACCAGTAGAAGGCATGTAGGGGTGGACGATGCTGGCGAGGAGCTGAAGGTGGTTGATTCCAAGACCAATAACAGCGGCGCAGCGGTCCGGCTCCTCGGCCAGGAGCTGGTTGTTGAGCTTGCTGTCCTGCAGAAGCTTGTTTCCGAGAGCAGAGATGTGCATAACGGTGGCGAGGCCAGCACGAAgcttgatggcatcgaaCTGGGTAATGTAAGTCTGCAGGGCCTCGTTGACCTCCTTCTTGTGCTCCTCCAAACGCTCATCCGTGTACTTGGTGTAGTCGGGGACAACACCATCCAGCTTGGCCTGACAGAACTTGAGGATTCGCTGGTTCAGGTTACCCaggttcttgaggaggtcATTGTTGTTGGCGTCAATAAACTCTGGCCACTTGAACTCGGAATCGGCAGTCTCGGGTCGTCTCGACAGAAGGTAGTATCGCCAGACGTCGGGGTCAACGCCAGTCTCCTTGGCAGTGTTGCCAAACACACCGACACCGCGGGACTTGCTGAACTTGCCACCCTCGTAGTTGAGGTACTCGGTCGTCGACATCTTGTGGACCTTGGTCCAGTTCTCTCCAGTTCCAAGCTGAGAAGCAgggaagatgatggtgtGGAAGCTGGGTGTTATGTTAGTCGGTGTCTCCATTGGTCCTAAATCACGCCCTTGGAAGTCACTTACGGCACATTGTCCTTGCCCATGAACTGGTAGAGCTTGACGTTCTCGGGGTTCTTCCACCACTTCTCCCAGTTGGTACCGTCCAGGTTGCCGGGGTCTGTCAAGTTCTTGGTAATCGAGACGTAGCCAATGCAGGCATCGAACCAGACATAGAAGACCTTCTCGGCGTACTCCTCATCGCTGAGTCCATCAAGACCCTTGGGGATAGGAACACCCCACTTGAGATCTCGGGTGATGCCACGGGGGAGCAGACCCTTGTCGATCCATGCCTGGGTGATGGAGATACAGTTTGCGCTCCAGTCGCCCTCCTTGCTGCTCTTGTGGAACCATGGGATGAGAAGATCCTTAATCGCGTCCAGGCGCAGGTAGAGGTGCTTGGTTCTCCGCTTCTCGGGGGCGGTACCGTCGACCTTGCATCGGGGGTTAATCAGCCAGCCAgtcgccttggcctcgacatggtcgtcgtcctcgttgCTGGGCTCACGTTCGGGCTCGAAGGGATCCAAAAGTCCACCGCAGGCATCGCATTGGTCTCCGCGAGCACCAAGGTCGTGGCAGATGCTGCACTCTCCCTCGACGAAACGATCAGCAAGGAACTTGCAGTGAGCGGGGTCGGCGCAGAATGGCTGTGTAGTCTCGCGCTCCTCAATGAGGCCGTTCTTCCAGAGATCAGAAAAGATCTGCTGGACAATCTGGGTCTGTTGCTCGGTCGGTGTTCGGCCGAAGATGTCAAAATCGATTCGGAACCAGTCGTAGACTCCCTTGTGAAGGGCGTGGTACTTGGCGCATAGGTCGGAGGGGGAGAGGCCCTCCTCCaaggccttggtctcggtAGCGGTACCGTACTCGTCGGAACCGCAGATGTAGATGGTGTTGTGGCCGCGGGCTCTGCAGTAGCGAGCAAAAACGTCGGCTGACAGGACACTGCCGATGATGTTGCCCAGATGGGGGATGTTGTTCACGTAGGGCAAGGCgctggtgatgaggatgttgcGCTTGCCCTCTTCGGGGAGAATGGGGGCTTTGGAACCCATGTTTGAAGTCGCAGCCAAATGATGCACCGACTCGAATAGAGAAAAGAGAGGTTCCGGGTCGAAGGATGAATGGTATCGAGGTGTTGGTGAGTCACAAAACCGCGATAACGCCTTCTGCTGTCAAAATTCGTAGGTGGGATGGCGGGGGCGGGGGAGGGGCGATTGGAGAAGCCAGGGTGCGATCACGGAGGGTCTAGGGTAGTTTCGGCAGGTTCCGAGATGCAAATTGGTGATGAATGTCGGTATGTTTGTGGTAGAATTGAGATAGGATTGTTTAGGATGAAAGAGTTTTATACGTCCTCTTTTTCTTGACTCATATCCTCGAGGCTTGTGGCGGGTAGGCCAAACCAGGAACGGTGTGTCAAATTCACCCTGTCATGAATCAAGACGCCCTTGCTTAGACATAACGACACACCTAGACAATCGATAATACGTGCTTGATGGCAGCTCTGATAAAATTGTGTCCATTTTTACATACCCTCTATTATACTGAGCTGTCTCGACTGTTGGTATAGAGTGGAATGATACTCATAACATATTGTAGGTAGCTTCACGATATCCGATAAGAGAGACCCGTCCAAACACGACCCTTGTCGACTCCCAAGTGTTAAGGCTCAAGAGTGTACCTACACCTACAGTGCAAATTATTATTTGTTCAAGATAAGGTCACACCATATTGTGATGGGCATGTTTCTGTTGTAGCTTGCTCCGTCCGAGTCTGTCCACAAACAGTCCTTCAATAGTTTGACGTCTGTTTCACAGCCTCTCTTACAGACCCTGGCTCCATTCAAGGTCACCTTTCTCGGCTGACCGTGGACCTTGACAGTGACGACAGCAGCTCCACCGAAACTGGAAGGTAGCCCCGCGTCACGGACCGCGCTCTTGCAACCCCACCATACCTAGCTACCTACTGTATCGTGCTTGCCTTGGCTAGGACCTCATTGTGCGCCTGACTACCTACCTTACTATTGCTTCCATCTGAGCTCTTCACGATAAGCCTCTCTTTCGACATCAAGGCTTACAACAGTGCACTCTTGCGCCTGTGTAGACGTCTCATCGAAACCTAGCGCGCTTTCAAGACTTGCCCTATCTGGCTTTAGCCTCGGTCGCTCTTGATCGGGCATCCAGAGAGCTCCCAAGAGCTATCCCAGCAACACAGGATAGCATCATCCTGGGAGTCTGCAGCTCACTACTGTACAAGGCCCAAACGAGAGAGCACATACACAGTTTAGCTTCATAGCTCGTCGCCGACATGTTCCAACAGGTATGATCTGCTTCTACACCCCGCGCAGTCCCGTCTTTCAGCCCTATACCCCATCAGCTCATGACATCTCCCATGAGTCATTTACCCTCAACCCAATATACATATGTTACCCTGTTTGAGTCTCATAGCTAAGACTCATAGAAACCCTATTCGGCGGTAACTGTCACCATCGAGAACCTTACCTCCGAGTCatacgaggaggaggatctcaGCGGCATCCCCGAGCTCGTCGAGGTCATCAAGCTACAAGCTTCCGGCCCAGGAGAGGCAGCCCGCGCTATccgcaagaagctcaagtatGGAAACGTCCACCGCCAGATCCGCGCCCTTGTCATCCTCGACGGCCTCATCCAGAACGCTGGAGAGAGGTTCCAGCGCACCTTTGTCGATGAACCGCTTCTTGAGCGGCTGCGTGTTTGTGGCACATCTCAGCTGTCTGATATCGCCGTGAGGAACAAGTGCAGAGAGCTTTTCCGAGGATGGACGCAATATGCTGGGACCCCAGGTCTGGACAGGATCGCAAGACTCCACAAGGTAAGTAATACCCCATCACCTACTAGATGGGGCGCTGACGGTCCCAGGAACTACCCAAGAGGAAGCAAGCCGTCACTCAGGAGAGGTCCAAGGTTCTTAGGGAAACGGAGGAGAACCCCTTTGTCGACGACGAGCAGGAGGAAGCTGCCAAGGCAGCTCGACAGGCTGCTAGTTCATCCAATGCACCACCCACAGCCGCCGAGTCTTTTAGCCATGCCCACACCAAGTCTTCCTCTGGATCTGGCTCTTTCTTCGGTGGCTCAAAGGAcaagaaaaaggaaaaagacaaggccaaggggaAGCGGAAGCCCTTCAACCTCGAGGCGGAAAAGGAGACGATGAAGGTGGTCATTGCCGACTCGTCCTTTGCCGCGACAAATTTGATGAATGCGCTTCAAAGCATCAACCGCGAGGTCGAACGTATCTCGGAGAACCCGGCCGCCGTGGAACGATTTGAAGCCTGCAAGCTTCTCCGACGAAAAGTGCTTCGTTATGTGCGTTATCATGATATTTTTACAGAATGAGGAAGCTGACAATGTCCAGATCCATcatgttgaagaagagcagTGGCTGGGTGGACTGCTGCATGCCAACGACGAACTCGTGCACGCCCTCATGTCGTTTGAGCAGTTCGACCGCTCTATCGATGCGGACAGTGACTcggatgatgagcttgccGAGCAGGCCCATCTTTACCGGAGTACGCCTCCCCTAGCGGGCCACTCATATGGAATTTATAGCTGACGTTATTCGCAGTGGCTACTATAAAGGGCAAGGAGGCCATGGCAAAGGCCGCAAACGCGCAGTCACCGACAGCCTCGCAACCCCCCGATCTTTCCGAGTTGACCATCTCGCATTCTCCTACACATGCCGCGCCTCCGAGGCCTCCTCCTATGTCCAAGCCCGCTCACTcggcccctcctcctcctcctcctcagcctccgaGACCAGTCGTGGCTCCTGTTGTTACCAAcatggatgacgacgaggacgatgatgatccGTTTGGTGACAAGCATGAACTTGACACGCCTGGAGTTGAACGCGACCAGCCTAGGTGGTGAGGATGATATGTCGGGGATGATATCAGTTCAACTACTACATGAGGGGGATGTTGCTTTCCATAGCTTTTGAGTTCCATCCTGTGTAAGCGGAATTCTGTTTGAACAGTTTTGATGCACCACACTCCGTGCCTTCGATATCTAGTGAATTCTAGACGACAGCACAAGGACTCCCAGCCCATTACCTTCATGTCATAATCAACAACGCGACGGTCATTCAAAGGGATAAATAATTTGCCAACTCGGCTATCTACACGAAATAGTACAAAGGAAAGTTGCCTACCTATGTACCCATGCTAAATGTTTATCGATGTCGATATGGTGtcattattttctaataatcATGCTAAGGTAGAAGAAGTAATAATCTAAAATGCGACGAAGTCTCTTACAGATTATTTCATAGCTATGTAAAGGTTTGGAGTTGGGCCTTGAATGCCTACCCAGTCTCTCTGAGATGGATACCAGGACAAAAGATGCGTCCAGCAGCCCAGCTGGCATACATCCGCTCGCTTGTTCGACCCCAAAGGTGATCATGAAGACATAGGGTAGGCGACGTGGGTGCTGGCAGGTCATCCTTGTCTCATGATGGCGTCCCCGAGATGGATCCAACAGCCAACTCAAACTTGCGCTTAACGACACCGGCGGGAGGGCTTGGCTCAGACGATACTGTTGCCACACAATCTCTCATCCTCTTGACCGTCTCGAGCAAGTAGAAACGGCCCCATCTCTGGCCCTTGTTCCCGGGTAACGAGCGAAGCGCCCGAAAAAAGGCTGGCTTGGCTTCCCCAGCTCCGGGGGCTTACGCGCAGCTCTATCACACAGGTCGTACAGGAGGCCCGTAATATCAGATCAGCCCAGTCAGAGCCATCAGACGTGACACACAGACGGACCGCGCTTGTCATCCATCCCGAAAACTTCCAGACCGCCTCCAGTCCGTGCATGGTCCGATGCGATGCGGCGCTGAGCGGGCGGTCTTCCTCATGTTGTACAGCCAGACGGACGTACGAATGTATGGAGTGCAGTCAGCGTGCGCCCGTAATCTCCACGATGCATGCAACAAGATGCAAACGAGATTTCCTTTTCCCACACAGATCTCGCCGCCTTCAGCAAAGCAATGTTCTGTGCTCCGTAGCCGTTGATGGCGCGCCATCTCGCAGCACGAAATCGCCAAGTACAGAGATGGAAGAAAAAagtaaggaaaaaaagaaaagaaaaaagtaaaaaaattatGAGCATCTCATCGATCTGGATGGGAAATTGAAACAGCTAGATTCTGACAGCTGCAATTCATATCCTGGCGCCATGCAGAACGTGTACTGGTGAGACCTCTGTGGGCTCCTCGGACCGCGTTTAATTACTTGATGCATCGGATCTGGGTAACTAGACTTGTCGTCTCGAACAAGCCCTGACCGTTGACGTC
The window above is part of the Fusarium falciforme chromosome 3, complete sequence genome. Proteins encoded here:
- a CDS encoding Methionine--tRNA ligase: MGSKAPILPEEGKRNILITSALPYVNNIPHLGNIIGSVLSADVFARYCRARGHNTIYICGSDEYGTATETKALEEGLSPSDLCAKYHALHKGVYDWFRIDFDIFGRTPTEQQTQIVQQIFSDLWKNGLIEERETTQPFCADPAHCKFLADRFVEGECSICHDLGARGDQCDACGGLLDPFEPEREPSNEDDDHVEAKATGWLINPRCKVDGTAPEKRRTKHLYLRLDAIKDLLIPWFHKSSKEGDWSANCISITQAWIDKGLLPRGITRDLKWGVPIPKGLDGLSDEEYAEKVFYVWFDACIGYVSITKNLTDPGNLDGTNWEKWWKNPENVKLYQFMGKDNVPFHTIIFPASQLGTGENWTKVHKMSTTEYLNYEGGKFSKSRGVGVFGNTAKETGVDPDVWRYYLLSRRPETADSEFKWPEFIDANNNDLLKNLGNLNQRILKFCQAKLDGVVPDYTKYTDERLEEHKKEVNEALQTYITQFDAIKLRAGLATVMHISALGNKLLQDSKLNNQLLAEEPDRCAAVIGLGINHLQLLASIVHPYMPSTGEAILEQIGSPGLISIPETWTGDLIKPGQKIGEPKLLFTQIPASKLDEWREAFGGEEIRKQKALEAEKAAAKKAAKEKKKQKKLALRAAESAGEKPAEKEASASTEKKPVEASAVDLLPDNKPEEK